A genomic region of Stenotrophomonas sp. NA06056 contains the following coding sequences:
- the cydB gene encoding cytochrome d ubiquinol oxidase subunit II: MEFIALDYTTLRVIWWLLLGILLVGWAVMDGFDLGVGTLLPFVAKTDEERRLVINTVGPVWEGNQVWLVLGGGAIFAAWPPLYAVSFSGFYLAVFAMLFGLILRPVGFKYRSKLPSKRWRDNWDRVLFVGGLLPGLIAGVAVGNVLLGVPFHFDDTLRVTYTGSFFGLLTPFALVAGLISVAMLVSHGAAMLVLKTDGPVAERAARYGSIAAIISFVLFAVAGAWVAFGLPGYQITSQVVTDGPTNPLLKTAELGTAAGGWLRNYSSMPATLVFPVLGLLGALASAVLLRARRGGLAFIASGTSIAGIILTVGFAIFPFLLPSSSQPTSSLTVWDSSSSHLTLWVMLLATAIFLPIILAYTTWVYRVLKGKTTVEDMDDNPNAY, translated from the coding sequence ATGGAATTCATTGCACTTGATTACACCACGCTCCGCGTGATCTGGTGGCTGCTGCTCGGCATCCTGCTGGTCGGCTGGGCTGTCATGGATGGTTTCGACCTGGGCGTCGGCACGCTGCTGCCGTTCGTGGCCAAGACCGACGAAGAACGCCGGCTGGTGATCAATACCGTCGGCCCGGTCTGGGAAGGCAACCAGGTCTGGTTGGTGCTGGGTGGCGGCGCGATCTTCGCCGCATGGCCGCCGCTGTATGCGGTCAGCTTCTCCGGCTTCTACCTGGCGGTGTTTGCGATGCTGTTCGGGCTGATCCTGCGCCCGGTCGGCTTCAAGTACCGCAGCAAGCTGCCGTCCAAGCGCTGGCGCGACAACTGGGACCGCGTGCTGTTCGTCGGTGGCCTGCTGCCGGGCCTGATTGCCGGCGTCGCGGTGGGCAACGTGCTGCTGGGTGTGCCGTTCCACTTCGATGACACGCTGCGCGTGACCTACACCGGTTCGTTCTTCGGCCTGCTCACGCCGTTCGCACTCGTCGCCGGCCTGATCAGCGTCGCCATGCTGGTGTCGCACGGTGCGGCCATGCTGGTGCTCAAGACCGACGGCCCGGTGGCAGAACGTGCAGCGCGCTACGGCAGCATCGCCGCCATCATCAGTTTCGTGTTGTTCGCCGTTGCCGGCGCCTGGGTGGCCTTCGGCCTGCCGGGCTACCAGATCACTTCGCAGGTGGTGACCGACGGGCCGACCAATCCGCTGTTGAAGACCGCCGAACTGGGTACCGCCGCGGGCGGCTGGCTGCGCAACTACAGCAGCATGCCGGCAACGCTGGTGTTCCCGGTGCTGGGCCTGCTGGGCGCGCTTGCCAGTGCGGTGCTGCTGCGTGCGCGTCGTGGCGGCCTGGCCTTCATCGCTTCGGGCACGTCCATTGCCGGCATCATCCTCACCGTCGGCTTTGCGATCTTCCCCTTCCTGCTGCCGTCCTCCAGCCAGCCCACCTCCAGCCTGACCGTCTGGGACAGTTCGTCCAGCCATCTCACGCTGTGGGTCATGCTGCTGGCCACGGCCATCTTCCTGCCGATCATCCTTGCCTACACCACCTGGGTGTACCGCGTACTGAAGGGCAAGACGACGGTCGAAGACATGGACGACAACCCCAACGCGTACTGA
- the cydD gene encoding thiol reductant ABC exporter subunit CydD: MRRVRTAWLADLARAAKGRQRLAALCISVSGALLIGQAAAIAWLVQQVLVERAPLAQGLPVLAALAVILVLRTLLGSATQAAAGDVADAARLSLRERVFARLLGHGPLWLRQRRTGELGELMLHHGDAIENYYSGFLPVRTEVVVVPLLILAAVAWVDWVVALILLFTAPLVPFFMMLVGWGAEAAGRAQLGELARMSGHFADRIKGLGLLRLYGRGDAELAGIEAAAEGVRVRTMKVLRIAFLSSTVLEFFASVSVAMVALYLGLSYLGLMSLHATVPTLGAGLFCLLLAPEFYAPLRRLAAHYHDRANALAAAAEVERLLQVLPEEEATIAEDGVPLVPEPAEAALPPLQANGLVLRPLGAAHDVLQDLDLQLEPGQRLALVGPSGSGKSTLLEALAGWLPPRAGRVQLRPGLQVAYASQRPYLFHGTIAENLRLADPGASDARLRAVAEAAQVLQFTHRLPQGLDTVIGERGFGLSGGEARRIGLARLLLRDPQVLLLDEPTAFLDAETEAALLRSLAAYARGRSVVVATHSPAVIAWADRCLLLPEGRLVEPAQAVRA, from the coding sequence TTGCGGCGTGTCCGCACCGCGTGGCTGGCCGATCTGGCCCGTGCCGCGAAGGGACGGCAGCGGCTGGCGGCGTTGTGCATCAGCGTGTCCGGCGCGCTGCTGATCGGCCAGGCCGCTGCCATCGCCTGGCTGGTGCAGCAGGTGCTGGTCGAGCGCGCGCCATTGGCCCAGGGCCTGCCGGTGCTGGCCGCGCTGGCGGTGATCCTGGTGCTGCGGACCCTGCTGGGCAGTGCCACCCAGGCTGCGGCCGGTGACGTTGCCGATGCCGCACGCCTGTCCCTGCGCGAGCGCGTCTTCGCACGCCTGCTCGGGCACGGTCCGTTGTGGCTGCGGCAGCGCCGCACGGGTGAACTGGGTGAGCTGATGCTGCATCACGGCGATGCGATCGAGAATTACTACAGTGGTTTCCTGCCGGTACGCACCGAAGTGGTGGTGGTGCCCTTGTTGATCCTGGCTGCTGTGGCCTGGGTGGATTGGGTGGTCGCACTGATCCTGCTGTTCACCGCGCCGCTGGTGCCGTTCTTCATGATGCTGGTGGGGTGGGGCGCTGAAGCGGCAGGGCGCGCGCAGTTGGGCGAACTGGCGCGGATGAGCGGGCACTTCGCCGATCGCATCAAGGGTCTGGGCCTGCTGCGCCTGTATGGCCGCGGGGACGCCGAACTGGCCGGCATCGAGGCCGCGGCCGAAGGTGTTCGCGTGCGCACCATGAAGGTGCTGCGCATCGCTTTCCTGTCGTCCACCGTTCTTGAGTTCTTTGCATCGGTCAGCGTGGCGATGGTCGCGTTGTATCTGGGCCTGAGCTATCTGGGTCTGATGTCCCTGCATGCGACCGTGCCGACCTTGGGGGCGGGCCTGTTCTGCCTGCTGCTGGCACCGGAGTTCTACGCGCCGCTGCGGCGTCTGGCCGCGCACTACCACGACCGCGCCAATGCACTGGCCGCTGCCGCCGAGGTGGAGCGCCTGCTGCAGGTGCTGCCCGAAGAGGAGGCCACGATCGCCGAGGACGGCGTGCCGCTGGTACCGGAACCGGCCGAAGCTGCGTTGCCGCCGCTGCAGGCAAACGGATTGGTGTTGCGCCCGTTGGGCGCTGCCCACGACGTCCTGCAGGACCTGGACCTGCAGCTGGAACCGGGGCAGCGGCTGGCCCTGGTTGGCCCCAGTGGCAGCGGCAAGAGCACGTTGCTGGAAGCGCTGGCCGGTTGGCTGCCGCCGCGTGCGGGCCGTGTACAACTGCGGCCGGGGTTGCAGGTGGCCTATGCCAGTCAGCGTCCGTATCTGTTCCACGGCACCATTGCCGAGAACCTGCGTTTGGCCGATCCCGGCGCCAGCGACGCGCGTCTGCGCGCCGTTGCCGAAGCCGCACAGGTACTGCAGTTCACGCACCGCCTGCCGCAGGGTCTGGATACAGTGATCGGCGAGCGCGGCTTTGGCCTGTCCGGTGGCGAAGCACGTCGTATCGGCCTGGCGCGTCTGCTGCTGCGCGATCCGCAGGTGCTGCTGCTGGATGAACCGACCGCGTTCCTCGACGCCGAAACCGAAGCGGCGCTGTTGCGCAGCCTGGCCGCGTATGCGCGCGGACGCAGCGTGGTGGTGGCCACTCACAGCCCGGCGGTGATCGCCTGGGCCGACCGCTGCCTGCTGCTGCCGGAAGGACGCCTGGTCGAGCCGGCGCAGGCGGTACGCGCATGA
- a CDS encoding cytochrome ubiquinol oxidase subunit I, whose amino-acid sequence MIDQTVVELSRLQFALTAMYHFLFVPLTLGLSFMVAIMESVYVMTRKQVWRQMTLFWGTLFGINFAIGVATGLVMEFQFGMNWSYYSHYVGDIFGAPLAIEGLMAFFLEATFIGLFFFGWKRLSPVKHLTVTWLMALGTNLSAVWILIANGWMQNPTGAVFNPETMRMEVVDFAAVLLNPVAQAKFVHTVSAGYVTGAIFVMSISALYLLRNKHRDMARRSFAVAAAFGLLSSLSVVVLGDESGYAASEHQKMKLAAIEAMWETERAPADFTAFGIPNQDTHTNDYAIKIPYLMGLIATRSLDQPIPGILELVERAEHRIRGGQIAYGALERVKKDKTDLAAREMFDRHWQDLGHGLLLKRYREDILNATPEEISKAAMDTVPRVAPLFWTFRIMAGLGFYLIAFFALAFYYSCRNNFQDKRWFLKLAVWSLPAPWIAIECGWFVAEYGRQPWAVDGVLPTFYAASGLALHEILTTLAVFTSLYTVLLIIEIKLMLKAVRKGPDDILPTLQADIRPVSPNAVAPGQA is encoded by the coding sequence ATGATTGATCAGACAGTCGTAGAACTGTCGCGGCTGCAATTCGCTCTGACCGCGATGTACCACTTCCTATTCGTACCGCTCACGCTTGGCCTGTCCTTCATGGTGGCCATCATGGAAAGCGTGTACGTCATGACCCGCAAACAGGTCTGGCGGCAGATGACCCTGTTCTGGGGCACCCTGTTCGGCATCAACTTCGCCATCGGCGTGGCCACCGGCCTGGTGATGGAGTTCCAGTTCGGCATGAACTGGTCGTACTACAGTCACTACGTGGGTGACATCTTCGGTGCGCCGCTGGCGATCGAAGGCCTGATGGCGTTCTTCCTGGAAGCCACCTTCATCGGCCTGTTCTTCTTCGGCTGGAAGCGCCTGAGCCCGGTCAAGCATCTCACCGTGACCTGGCTGATGGCGCTGGGCACCAACCTGTCGGCGGTGTGGATCCTGATCGCCAACGGCTGGATGCAGAACCCGACCGGTGCGGTATTCAACCCCGAAACGATGCGCATGGAAGTGGTGGATTTCGCCGCCGTGCTGCTGAACCCGGTGGCGCAGGCCAAGTTCGTGCACACCGTCAGTGCAGGTTACGTGACCGGTGCGATCTTCGTGATGTCCATCAGCGCCCTGTACCTGCTGCGCAACAAGCACAGGGACATGGCCCGCCGTTCGTTCGCGGTGGCTGCGGCCTTCGGCCTGCTGTCCTCGCTGTCGGTGGTGGTGCTGGGTGACGAAAGTGGTTACGCCGCCAGCGAACACCAGAAGATGAAGCTGGCCGCGATCGAAGCGATGTGGGAGACCGAGCGTGCGCCGGCCGACTTCACTGCCTTCGGTATTCCCAACCAGGACACCCACACCAACGACTACGCGATCAAGATCCCGTACCTGATGGGCCTGATCGCCACCCGTTCGCTGGACCAGCCGATTCCCGGCATCCTGGAACTGGTGGAGCGTGCCGAGCACCGCATTCGCGGCGGCCAGATCGCCTATGGCGCACTGGAACGGGTGAAGAAGGACAAGACCGACCTTGCTGCGCGTGAGATGTTCGACCGCCATTGGCAGGATCTCGGCCATGGCCTGCTGCTGAAGCGTTACCGCGAAGACATCCTCAACGCGACGCCGGAAGAAATCTCCAAGGCCGCGATGGATACCGTACCGCGCGTGGCGCCGCTGTTCTGGACCTTCCGCATCATGGCCGGGCTGGGCTTCTACCTGATCGCCTTCTTCGCGCTGGCCTTCTACTACTCGTGCCGCAACAACTTCCAGGACAAGCGCTGGTTCCTGAAGCTGGCCGTGTGGAGCCTGCCGGCGCCGTGGATCGCGATCGAATGCGGTTGGTTCGTGGCTGAGTACGGCCGCCAGCCGTGGGCGGTGGACGGCGTGCTGCCCACCTTCTATGCGGCATCGGGCCTGGCACTGCATGAAATCCTGACCACGCTTGCGGTGTTCACCAGCCTGTACACGGTGCTGCTGATCATCGAAATCAAGCTGATGCTGAAGGCCGTCCGCAAGGGTCCTGATGACATCCTGCCGACGCTGCAGGCCGACATCCGCCCTGTTTCCCCCAATGCCGTTGCCCCCGGCCAGGCCTGA